A genome region from Nocardiopsis exhalans includes the following:
- a CDS encoding NADPH-dependent FMN reductase, translating to MTRFTVLVAAPKSQSSVHTAALRAAAEVAARAGVTSTPEVIDLAELGPDLLAESAASVSDALERVRRSDVLLVASPQVHGTYTGLLKVFLDRLPELGLGHTVAVPLAVVEDLRNSHGIEEDLRVLLADLGAWVAEPGLILAEDETHQPESVVRAWADIAAPGLRQAVSVAA from the coding sequence ATGACTCGCTTCACCGTGCTCGTCGCCGCCCCCAAGTCCCAGTCCTCCGTGCACACCGCCGCCCTGCGCGCCGCCGCCGAGGTCGCCGCCCGCGCCGGGGTCACCTCGACCCCCGAGGTCATCGACCTGGCCGAGCTCGGCCCGGACCTGCTCGCCGAGTCCGCCGCCTCCGTGAGCGACGCCCTGGAGCGGGTCCGCCGGAGTGACGTGCTCCTGGTGGCCTCCCCGCAGGTGCACGGCACCTACACCGGACTGCTCAAGGTCTTCCTGGACCGGCTGCCCGAGCTGGGCCTGGGCCACACCGTCGCGGTCCCGCTGGCGGTCGTCGAGGATCTGCGTAACAGCCACGGAATCGAGGAGGACCTGCGCGTCCTCCTGGCCGACCTGGGCGCCTGGGTGGCCGAGCCCGGCCTGATCCTGGCCGAGGACGAGACCCACCAGCCCGAGAGTGTCGTGCGCGCCTGGGCGGACATCGCCGCGCCCGGCCTGCGCCAGGCCGTCTCCGTCGCCGCCTAG
- the nagA gene encoding N-acetylglucosamine-6-phosphate deacetylase, producing MAHTPLTLTGARVVTADGTHEGWVRVEHGRVAELGTGEPGGPGAGDRHDVGGRLVVPGLVDTHIHGGAGHAFPEADPEGVREIVAFNRRAGVTSLVGGLVAATPESTLRQVSALAELCDSGELAGIYLEGPFIARSKCGAHDPDLLRDPDTSEFDAWLKAGRGHVRMITVAPELPGALDLIGAARSCGVVAAVGHTEASYEQTLAAIEAGATVATHIYNAMRPLNHRDPGPIAAVLGDERVTVELILDNVHVHPGAARLVFDAAGPGRVSLVTDAMSATGLGDGEYTLGDLRVRVRGGEARLVENGAIASSTIVLPQAVRNAVAVGVPVDRAVHSASSVPAAALGLSGTGRIEVGGHADLVVLEEDLSVSEVMYRGDWISDSSAP from the coding sequence ATGGCCCACACACCCCTCACCCTGACCGGCGCGCGCGTCGTGACGGCCGACGGAACCCACGAAGGCTGGGTCCGGGTCGAGCACGGCAGGGTGGCCGAGCTCGGCACCGGCGAACCCGGCGGCCCCGGCGCGGGCGACCGGCACGACGTCGGCGGACGACTGGTCGTACCGGGGCTGGTCGACACCCATATCCACGGCGGGGCGGGGCACGCCTTCCCCGAGGCCGACCCGGAGGGCGTGCGCGAGATCGTCGCCTTCAACCGCCGGGCCGGGGTGACCTCCCTGGTCGGCGGGTTGGTCGCGGCCACCCCCGAGAGCACGCTGCGGCAGGTCTCGGCGCTGGCCGAGCTGTGCGACTCGGGCGAGCTGGCCGGGATCTACCTGGAGGGCCCCTTCATCGCGCGCTCCAAGTGCGGGGCGCACGACCCGGACCTGCTGCGCGACCCGGACACCTCCGAGTTCGACGCCTGGCTCAAGGCGGGGCGCGGGCACGTCCGGATGATCACGGTGGCCCCGGAACTGCCCGGAGCCCTGGACCTGATCGGCGCGGCACGCTCCTGCGGGGTGGTCGCGGCGGTCGGGCACACGGAGGCCAGTTACGAGCAGACCCTCGCCGCGATCGAGGCGGGGGCGACCGTGGCCACACATATCTACAACGCGATGCGGCCGCTGAACCACCGCGACCCGGGGCCGATCGCGGCGGTACTCGGCGACGAGCGGGTGACGGTGGAGCTGATCCTGGACAACGTGCACGTCCACCCGGGGGCCGCGCGCCTGGTCTTCGACGCAGCCGGGCCCGGACGGGTGTCGCTGGTGACCGACGCGATGTCGGCGACCGGTCTGGGCGACGGCGAGTACACCCTGGGCGATCTCCGGGTCCGGGTCCGAGGCGGCGAGGCACGCCTCGTGGAGAACGGGGCGATCGCCTCCAGCACGATCGTGCTCCCCCAGGCCGTGCGCAACGCGGTCGCCGTGGGCGTGCCGGTGGACCGGGCCGTGCACTCGGCCTCCTCCGTCCCGGCGGCGGCGCTCGGGCTCTCCGGCACGGGACGGATCGAGGTCGGGGGCCACGCCGACCTCGTCGTTCTGGAGGAGGACCTCTCGGTCTCCGAGGTGATGTACCGAGGCGACTGGATTTCGGACAGTTCGGCGCCCTAA
- a CDS encoding SRPBCC family protein: protein MLNFRYGLHPVDQTFFETAPMRWRVGLELAAAPDEVWAGLTAPRPLSWCRALSDVHYTSEAPYGTDTTREATVLGTYRMHEQFFRWDESERRKSFYADAATLPVFSSFAEDYHVLPFDGGSKLVWSFAFAPWKGMDSAMQLGTPLMETLLASLVKDTRNHFGPLTEVHRP, encoded by the coding sequence GTGCTCAACTTCCGCTACGGGCTCCACCCCGTTGACCAGACCTTCTTCGAGACCGCACCTATGCGCTGGAGAGTGGGCCTGGAACTGGCGGCCGCCCCCGACGAGGTCTGGGCGGGCCTGACCGCGCCCCGCCCGCTGTCCTGGTGCCGTGCGCTCTCCGACGTGCACTACACCTCAGAGGCCCCCTACGGCACGGACACCACCCGCGAGGCCACCGTGCTCGGCACGTACCGGATGCACGAGCAGTTCTTCCGCTGGGACGAGAGCGAACGCCGCAAGTCCTTCTACGCCGACGCGGCCACCCTCCCCGTCTTCAGCTCCTTCGCCGAGGACTACCACGTGCTCCCCTTCGACGGCGGCAGCAAGCTCGTGTGGTCCTTCGCCTTCGCCCCGTGGAAGGGCATGGACAGCGCCATGCAGCTGGGCACACCGCTCATGGAGACCCTGCTCGCCTCCCTCGTCAAGGACACCCGAAACCACTTCGGCCCCCTGACCGAGGTCCACCGGCCCTGA